GTTTAAATAACTCAGCGAGGTATTTCAAATACGGTTCAATATGCCGGCGACGCTTATCTTCAAAGATATCGGCTACGGTAATCATAATGCCTGTATCGAAAAGATTTGCAAATTCACGGTTAATTCCCGTTCCGAAAGTTCGCATTGTAGGAGACAAGCCAATGTAAGCACTGATTAAAGCGGGAATATTCACGCCCCTGTTGCGGACAGCCAGGTTGAGTTTGCGATAGTTTTCTTCAAAAGTCTTTTCACAGAAATAATCGTCGTAATGCTTCGTCTCAACGGGACGATAGTCCTCTTCTTTTAATGACAACAAATGATCTTTATCGGGGAAGTAGCGGTACATGAAGTATAGAATCATATTTCGGGCTTCTTCGTCAAATGTAGGATAAATAGTCACTTTTCCAATCAGATAATCCACTTTTTCACTGATAGAAATAGCGCCAAGCCCATCCCATAAATTATCAAGTGCAAAAAGACTTTTGGCCCCCATGCGTGATGACTGATACGCCGGCTGAACAAAAGCACGGCCTAAATCAATCGATTTCGGCAAATAGTCATGAATAAACGTATCGGAGAAATGAAACATGTGCGAAGTAACCAGGATAGGTTGACCATGCTCATCTAAGCAAGCATCTTTTCCATGTAAAAAACGATATCCACCCATGATTTCCTGGGTATCCTGATTCCATACAATCAACTGACGGTAAGGCACCGACATTAAATCAAATTCATCAACATCCTTCTCTTTACCTGTTCCACCCCCTGATTCCCGAAAAGAAATTTCTCTTAACCGGCCAATCTCATCCATCACATGGGGAGCTTCATGGGCAGTAACAACATAAATGTGATTATTAGCTTTGTTAGTAGGCCTAAGCAATTTATCAGGAGTCAACTCTTTTAATAATAATTTTTTATCAACAGGAGGAATGATTTCAGTCATGAGAATAGTGATAAATTGGAGGCAAATGTAAAAATAATATTTGGTAATATCGTATTTTAGCCCAGGTGTCAATGTAAGACTCCACGAGAAAAAAGATCAGATATTCATTTTAAACTCCACTTTACACCACAAAACCATTTAAGACAGAAAATAAAC
The sequence above is drawn from the Microbacter margulisiae genome and encodes:
- a CDS encoding GNAT family N-acetyltransferase, encoding MTEIIPPVDKKLLLKELTPDKLLRPTNKANNHIYVVTAHEAPHVMDEIGRLREISFRESGGGTGKEKDVDEFDLMSVPYRQLIVWNQDTQEIMGGYRFLHGKDACLDEHGQPILVTSHMFHFSDTFIHDYLPKSIDLGRAFVQPAYQSSRMGAKSLFALDNLWDGLGAISISEKVDYLIGKVTIYPTFDEEARNMILYFMYRYFPDKDHLLSLKEEDYRPVETKHYDDYFCEKTFEENYRKLNLAVRNRGVNIPALISAYIGLSPTMRTFGTGINREFANLFDTGIMITVADIFEDKRRRHIEPYLKYLAELFKHPV